In the Candidatus Binatia bacterium genome, CTCGGCGCCCGCGGCCGACATCGAACGCCCAGACGGCGGCGTGCGCCATCGGTACGAACACCATCGTTAGATGAGTCCACATACCCAGGGCCAGGGTCAACGCATAGCCGATGGCCCACCGCCATTGCGCCTCGTCGCGCGCCCGCAGCCACAGGTACGTGGCCAGCGTAGCGAAGAACAACAGCCCCATGTAACCGCGCGCGTTCTGCGAGAACCAGACGTGGTGGTAGGAGACGGTAAGCAGCGCGCACGCCAGCAGCGCCTCGCGGTCATTGAAGAGGCGGCGGCCGAGGAAGAACAACGCCCACACCGAGGCGACCCCGAACAGCACCGAGGGGAGTCGAGCGGCCCAGAACGACTCGCCGAAGACGGATACCGCCACGCGTGCGAGAACCGAGTACAGCATGTGCTGGTTCTGATTCGGAAAGCTGGTAACGATCCGGCCCATCGGTGCGCGCACGTAGTCGGCGTAGGTCAGCACTTCGTCGAACCACAGGCACGACCCCGACGCCCACAGACGCAGGGCCAGCGCGAGTACGCTCATCGCGATCAGCGCAATCCAGGTGCCGGTTGCCGGGCGCCGGGTGTCGGGTGTTGGGGGGCAGGGTTGCGTCGCGACCGGCCCGCGGCGCGTGGCCAGCCCCCATGCGGTCAGAACGATGCCGTGGAACAGCAGCAGGGCGCGGAACAATGCCGGTCCCCAGCTCAACGCGCCGGTGTCGGTGCCGCGCAGAGCTTGTTCGTAAGCGCTCCCTGGAATCCCCACGGCCGCAACGACGAGAACGGTGCCGGCAATGCCCGACATCGTCGACCGAAACCGGCTTCGTTGTCGTTCCCCGCTGCGCGGCCGTGCTCCTGCGCGCGCGGATTGCTCGGCCGCTGCGTTCCAGTCGGCGGTGCGCCACAGCCACCAGACGAAGGCCGCGTAGGCGATCAGTAACACCGCCGCCGGCCATTGGCCGTGGACGTAACCCATGCCCTGCAAAGTCGTCAGCCAGGGCAGGCGCACGCCCTCGTGAGAGACCGTGACGACGGCGTCGACGATGCCGCGGCCGCTCTCGACGTCACGTACCATCGCCAGGCACCACGACCAGTAAGCGGCCAGCACACTCGCGCCCACGGCGGCGATCCGCGGCAGACGCAGCACAACCCCCGCGGCGATAAGGAAGAGCAGCGGACTGACCGGCACTATATGCCGCACGCCGGAGTTGAACTGCATGCGCCCGTACTGGTTGGCGCTGCAGAAGAGCAGGAAGAGAAGACAGAAGACGCCGATGCACCAGCTCTCGCTCCGGCCGACGAGCCGCGCCGGAGTCCGCCAGGCCGGCGGGTAGAGGGCCAGTAGCAGGATCGGGGCCGAAATGAACAGCCCGTAGCGGGGGCTGAAGAGCGTCGACCACAGGAGGTCGAGGTGGGGTCGATCCATGCCGGCGTAGCCGTGGTGCGTGTACGTTGCGGCGGGCATGTAGTGCTGCGGCGGCAGCAGCGGATGGCCGAAGGCGACCCACTGGTAGGCGAGCAGGATGGCACCCGCCGCCGCAACGCCGACCCCGAAGGCGAGGAGCGGCGCCGGCCGCCGCGGCGCGCCTTCGGTCTGCATCCAGCGCGCCACGGCGTACCCGCCCATCGCTACCACCACGATCGCCCCGCTATAGTCGCACACCACCGCCCAGCCGCTGAGAAAACCGGCGAGGAGGAAACCCGCAACGGTCGCAGGCGCGACGGATGTCCACGGGCGCCACAGCGTCGCGAAGGCGAAGAGAGCGCAGTGGGCGACCAGGACGTTGTGATTTAGCTGCGCGGTTCGGTACAGCACCGGGGTGGCGATCGCATAGAGGAACGCCAGCGCGGCGGCGGCCCGGATCGACTCGATGCGTGCCGCGAGGAGCCAGAACATCACGACGACGCTCAGGGCCGACAACGGCGCCATCGCCAGTGCCTGCATGACGCCGGCGCCGAGGCCGAACTTGACGTCGAGCCCGCGCGCCCGCGCCTGTCGATAGAACTCCCGCGCCATCGGCCACGGACTGTCGTAGTGCGGGGTGCCGCCCGCGTCGGGTTGGGCGGCCCGCGCGGCCTGCACGCGGGCAACGATTCGGTCGACCAGCGGGCGCGCCGCGGCATACGGAATCGCGCCGACAATCGACGCGCCCGGGTTGTTGTTGATGAACGCCCCGCGTCCGGGAACCGCGAAGATATCGGGGTGGAGCCCGACGTACTCGGAGACATCGAAACTACCGCGGTCGCCGAGGGTCAACGCCGGATAGATCTCGCGCACCGTGTTGGTGGCGAAGTGCAGGACGAACAATGCCCAACTCGCAACGAACAGGCGCCAAGCAATACCGCGGCGGGCGCCGTCTCCAGGGCGGGAGCCTGCCGCGGTGGCCGCGCGATCGCTGGCGAACGAGTTCATTGGGTCGGCACTGTATCGACTCGGAGTAGCCACGATCCGTTCGCTCCCGCGCGTGCCTGCCGCCGGCATGATCAGGATC is a window encoding:
- a CDS encoding glycosyltransferase family 39 protein — encoded protein: MPAAGTRGSERIVATPSRYSADPMNSFASDRAATAAGSRPGDGARRGIAWRLFVASWALFVLHFATNTVREIYPALTLGDRGSFDVSEYVGLHPDIFAVPGRGAFINNNPGASIVGAIPYAAARPLVDRIVARVQAARAAQPDAGGTPHYDSPWPMAREFYRQARARGLDVKFGLGAGVMQALAMAPLSALSVVVMFWLLAARIESIRAAAALAFLYAIATPVLYRTAQLNHNVLVAHCALFAFATLWRPWTSVAPATVAGFLLAGFLSGWAVVCDYSGAIVVVAMGGYAVARWMQTEGAPRRPAPLLAFGVGVAAAGAILLAYQWVAFGHPLLPPQHYMPAATYTHHGYAGMDRPHLDLLWSTLFSPRYGLFISAPILLLALYPPAWRTPARLVGRSESWCIGVFCLLFLLFCSANQYGRMQFNSGVRHIVPVSPLLFLIAAGVVLRLPRIAAVGASVLAAYWSWCLAMVRDVESGRGIVDAVVTVSHEGVRLPWLTTLQGMGYVHGQWPAAVLLIAYAAFVWWLWRTADWNAAAEQSARAGARPRSGERQRSRFRSTMSGIAGTVLVVAAVGIPGSAYEQALRGTDTGALSWGPALFRALLLFHGIVLTAWGLATRRGPVATQPCPPTPDTRRPATGTWIALIAMSVLALALRLWASGSCLWFDEVLTYADYVRAPMGRIVTSFPNQNQHMLYSVLARVAVSVFGESFWAARLPSVLFGVASVWALFFLGRRLFNDREALLACALLTVSYHHVWFSQNARGYMGLLFFATLATYLWLRARDEAQWRWAIGYALTLALGMWTHLTMVFVPMAHAAVWAFDVGRGRRGATGGRLPAAWLLGATVTLQLYALSLPEFLRTGLHEVSLESEWTNPLWVLSESVRSLHVGFGAVAVLVAGAAVGAAGWLDAARRDTAGAVGLVLPPLLGGATMLLLGHNLWPRFFFFAMGFALLIAVHGALVAPPLVFAGIPGLRRNPRLGKTAGITLAGLMIAASALSLPRAYALPKQDFTGARDWIEAQRRPGDAVVGVGLAGVAYRRLFAPEWQVADSGAELAAIAAAHPRVWLVYTIPVELKAYRPDVWAEVERRFDVVKVFPGTLGAGEVYVCRERTRAAPETGGDVTAPPP